The sequence AAAATAGAAGGAATAGATCAAATTCCACGGTGATCTCCATGATGATGTAGTTTGAAACCGCCGAATTTAGAGCATTTGATCCCTACCGTCGTCCTCATGCGCTTGTGCAATACCTCCATCGCCTCTCACAAAACGTAATCGAAGAAGACGATCTGTGAGCTCCGGATCTGCGAAACGTCAAAGAAACCAACGATCGATCAAAAATGGTACGAGATCGGAATCCGCTGGATCTGTTTGAACAATTTCAGCGCAGAAATCGTGCGATCTCACAAATTTAAAGATGAAATCAAAGGGAAGTTACCTCAACTGAAGCTTAGCTTCGAAAACTAGATCAAATCACCGAAAAAGACGACGCAGCTTGGGGATCGGTTCAAAACCCCTGAAAATTTTCAACGAATGCGAATCGAATCAAAGAAGAGATCGGAAAAAACCGAAAAAAATTGGGGGAATTGGATTTGGAAGAGTGAACGATTACACTTACGGGGAATAAGATGTGAACGTCTTCGAATTCTCTTCACTTCTCCCACCCCGCTCGCAAGTGAAAGAGTGAAGGGCTTTGGAGACGTCTCTATTTATAGAGAGCTCGGTACGAAGCGCGGGAGACGAATCCAGGGGCAAAAATGTAATTTGAGACGTCGAATTGGAGAGAAGTTTCCGTATACtagtccaccacgtcatccatGGACCAGCCAAACCAATGGACCAGTAAATTGTGAATTTTTCTAGcttcaaaagaaattttttattttgtaagaaaaacaaaacattgattttttttttttttttagatggcggctaaattttgtttacttttatcAATAttccttattttttatatcaaaattgaataaatttagataaataaattaaaaattttattaaattcctAATAACTTTAAtcacttttagaaataaaataaaagataattaaagAGCTAATAACTAATAGagcaattaaatttaataaaattttaagcttaGCTTGAATtagtgaaattaaaaaaatagaaattaagagGGATTACTAaataaggaaaaataaatatgtatCGAGAGCCTCGGCTGTAGGCTATTCTAAACTATATTAATGCAGCGACGCtccattaatttaaattttagatctcaCTAAGTTATTAGCactaaattattctaattttattcactatgttgtaatttaaactattaaacAGATTGGAATTGTCTAttaatttaaactaaattttaatttattcggCAAGAATCTTAATTCTAAAAAtgccaaaagtaaaaaaaatattacagtTCAAAGGGCAATTTCTGaactaaattttaactttactcTCTTAGATCTTGTGGGTTGTTGggcaataaaattattttttttaaaattttttagaaatcttttgtttttagtttttttgtataatatgtttctatatttgataaatattattttcgggttcggattttcgggTCTAGAATCAGGTTTCGATTTTTTGGACGGATTCAAGTTTGTTTCGgaatcgggttcggatttttgggttcgggtttgggttttgaatttttggttgggttcggatttggatatgaattttgaaaatccgtcagattcgggttcgaatttggaTTTCGAATTTGATAGTcggatttgaattcgaatttttaaaagttcgtcccgaatccgacccCTTGACATCCCTATCAATAATGCATGGGCCTGTTACTAAATGACAAACCAAAAGTTGGTAAGTCTCAGCACGCCGGTCCacagatgacgtggtggacaaGGTCCAGGCAACAACCTATCCAGATGAGAGGAGTAGTAGATAAGGCGAAAAAGAGGGtgaagcagagagagagagagagagagagagtgtgtgggGGTAAGGCCAAAAATGTCTCTCTACGCCTCAACGTTCGTCTCGCCGCCGACGACTGCTGCTTCTCcgggcagcagcagcagcgcaTTCATCGGTGCGCGGCAGCCGCTCTCCGCTTACGCCGTAACCGCGCCGCCTCCTTCGCCGGCGACGCTGCGGCGCTGCGAAGTGGCGGCGAAGGCGCTGACGAGGAGAGAGAACCGCGCGGCTCGCCACGAGCGCATCCGCAAGAAGGTGTATCCGCCCGCAATGCAATGACCCTCGCAAAATACTTTTTAGTGCCCATCTTAGCATTGTTATGGGTGCTCTTTTTGTCGCGCACACCATGTGTTCGATGAATTGCCTTTCATCCACAAAAATATACTTGCATTTCGTGATACTTATTAAGGTCTTGTTTGGACGCCAAAATAAAGTTATCTGTGATAATTTATATGGTTTGGAGAATTTGATGTGTAATTAGAAGGTAGGAATATGATTTTTTGCTCCTCGAAAGGCCTTGGCGTCTGTGATTCGgtaggatagcatatttcaccCGTCAGGTGATTTATTTTATTGCGAAAAAATGATTTGAAGGCCGAATATGCTATTTCATTCGAGACATTTGACCATAATTCTAGCTTCCAATTATTATAGAATATTTGCGTAGCGGAGGATAGCACTGGAGAACTTATTCTGACATGCAAACGGGGTCTTAAAAGTATTAGATGGTTATGGTGAGGATTGAACCTGCGACCTCATATAGTGTTTGGAGGGCTTAGGCGCGGTTCTGCGACTATGTTAACTGAAAAACTGATCTAGTAGAAAATAACTTAGAAGTAGTCTTAACGTAGGGATTGTAATTCTCTGATTGTTGGTTTGCTCACTTGTTTTTTGTGCTGCACTGGTGGGTTTGtaaattatatattgtatatttttcagGTGGAGGGTACCCCGGAGAGGCCGAGGATGAGCGTTTTCCGCTCCAACAAGCATTTGTATGTCCAAGTGATTGATGATACTAAGATGCACACTTTGGCCTCAGCTTCAACAATGCAGAAGCCTGTTTCCGAGGGACTCGATTACTCTTCCGGGCCGACGATTGTAAGTTGCAGGGTCAAACACGATTACTTGACGACCAATTGACCACTAACAGTGATTAGTACATAAAAAGAATCCAATCTTTTGCACTTTGTCTGCTTTGCACATGACGTGAAGTTTGTTGGTTGTTTTTGCTTTGTTGCAGCAATTTGTTTTTACACAACTTTACCGACTTTTAAGTTGATTAcacattatttctttttaacaaaaattgCACCGCATCTAACGAGAGGTCATGTCTTGCAGAGGTGAGAACTCTCTTTCTACAACCCCCATCCTATGTAAAATTACTCCACTTTTGCGAGACCAGAGAAAAGCCGAAGATATGAATAGAAGCAACACACTGTTCTTTCAATTCATCCTTAAATGATAAGAAAGAGTTGAATACCTATCTTTTTATCTAAACCGTCTGTGGTGGTCACTACGGAATTTTCCGTTTCCCTTGATTCAAACAACTACTTATTGATTGCATTATCCGCATCAAATAAAACGCTGTTAGTCCAATGGATGGCCATATCCTTAATATATCTGACCTTGCTCCGCTCCCCCCTGTTCTTTTTAGGTCTCCTGTGTGATTCCTTCTGCTACCCTCTGATGAATCTTTACTAGATAAATTGGAAAGTAAATCATACTTAGCTGTTCTTTTTAACCAATTTCATGTATACTTTTGATAGTTGTAGGAGTTTTTTCGTTAAGGGAGTAACTTTGTGTGATAGTTGTAGGAGTTTCTAGTATTGCAGCTTTTTGCTTGAGCATATTTAGGTGATATGATTTGGCTCCAACTTTTGAGATCGAGGACTTCCAACACTTTTTTTAATTCGTGAACTTTGGCAACAGGAAGTGGCGAAGAAGGTTGGTGAAGCCATTGCCAAGGCTTGCTTGGAGAAAGGCGTAACAAAAGTGGCTTTCGACAGAGGCGGTTACCCATACCATGGACGTGTAGAAGCTCTAGCAAGTGCCGCACGGGAACAGGGTCTGGAGTTGTAGTACAACTTGTGTAAGTTCTGCAAAGGTTTTACCTTGTCTATTTCTTTCTTGTTCATGCTAATCATAGGAATCAGTGAATGGTGTTCACCTGAAAATCTTTGTATGCAGAACCAGTCTTCGAATTGTCTGAAAAACTGCTATTTTCAATATAGCAAGCCTTTTTCCTTCTTGATATCTAGTGTAATCTTTGGCACGTAAACAAGTCAAAGTAATCGTTCGAGCTCAATGTGTATATGTAGTAGGATCCAGAAGCTTATATAAGGAGTGGAATCTCAATAATGCCGAGCTCGTGCTTCGGTCACATCCACCCCTTGCATTAATTCTAAAAAGACATCCTTTGGAAAGTAAAGTTCGGAGTAGTTATGGAAagtagttttgaatttttggtgcATGCACACTATAAATAcagagtaaaaaagaaaatctcagAATTACTTTCAAATGTAGAAGCTTGAAGTGTTAAGGCATAGATTTTATATGTTAATGTTTATCATTTGTTCTTCAATATCCTATGCAAATGTTGCAATTGTTTCAGTTGAAACAAAAGTTAATACATAAATGTATACTAACAAGGAAATTTGTTTGAGGGGAAAAAAGGGGTTAAAAATAACATCTCTGCTGCAGCCTGGAGATAATGGTTTGCTTCTCACTAGAGTCAGCCTTGAGACTTGATGGCGTTGGAGAGTCTTCAATCGATCACTCGCAGAATTGTGAAAATAATGAaagaattttttgtttaaaaaaaggTCTAGAAATTCTATTCCTATCAATGTACTTGCTTCAAATCACAGGGTTAAACTTTTAGATGATGGTTCCGTCAGAAATTACAGCATTCTTTGGTATCACTGTGATTCCCGAGCGAATGTAGAACCCTTCTGATGGTCTGTCTGCTTCTTCCACATTCTGCATTCATAGGCAAGACAAAATTTAACTTACTACTCCGCCAATTCTTATAACTAAAAACGGAAAGTAACATGCATATAATTTATAGTCATAAAAGCAGCAGTTACTTGAAACTGTCAAAATAGCTTGCTTCTTCTAGGTGAAAGTTTAGGAATTTAGGGCTTCAACTAGTTATTACATGGACTGTAATATGTGTTGAGAAAAGTTTCGAAGTTCAATGACTTACGTCTAAGTTAGCGATGATCACGTTCTTTCCGATACCCGCATTCTTGTCAATTATGCAGTTCCTGTAAACCATAACACATGATTGAGATTAGTAGATTACAGATGCTATAAGCTAAACCTGAAATGCTACAGTATTACTTTTCTTCGCAAAGTTTACCTAATCTTGGTGTTTTCTCCGATACCAAGCGGCACATTTCCCGCTGCAAGGCAGCAACTTCTTTCTTGCTCAGTTTGGTAATAATCCGCGCCCATCATCACGGTGTCCTAACAATTGGATTGCAGTAAGCATTCTTCACTTAAAAGGAACTATGAAACGTAGCAGAACATATGGATGGAATAGATACAGAAGGATTGAATCAGAAGAACTGCTCATATCGAtattaggaaaagaaaatacagAAGACCGGAAAATCTAAGTGAAAAGAGGAAGCAATAATCTTAGAAGTACCTACCTTAAGCTGCACCCCGGGTTCTAATCTCGAGCGGAGACCGACGACAGAGTGCTCAATGCTGCATTCCGTTAGGAAGCATCCGTGTGAAACTATGGAATCCACTACCTGTACAAGTGAAAGCATCATTCTCAGCAGAGCTTCCGAACATAGAAAGTGTATTCGTCGGTAAGTTCGTTGCTAGAGAACCTTACCTTGCACTTGTCTATCTTCGTCGGTGGTAAATATCGAGGAGATGTGATGATTGGATTCAGGGGATCATAAAAGTGAAACTTGGAACACTTCAAAGAGCATTAATGAGTTAGATTAGAAGATACAAAGAAGAACCCTTTGTAATTTCGAATAGAGAGGTAAAAACATAAGATATGTTTCAGATTACCTGATCAGTGAGAGCAAGATTTGCATCGAAGAACGACTTTATCGTTCCAATGTCCTCCCAGTAGCCATCAAATAGATATGCCTGTGGCAGCAGGAAAAGCCAACACACTGGTTAGAGGCTAATAACTATCAATGTATTCAAATAACATTTTGCTTCTTTCCTGAAGAAGAATCTTTCTATCAAATGGAGttcatttacaatttttttttgcagttttaGCTTTGGTGTAGTCTCCCCAAGGACATTTATGTATTCAGCATTTACCTGCACATTGTAGTCTTTGACAGCTTTTGGAATGACCTCTGATCCGAAATCATTGGCAGTGGGATAGTGTAACCTGGGCACAGCACAAAACAGATATTTGAGCATTAATTCCACTTCAGCAGAGATAGACCAATCCTTGAGTTATATACTTAAAATTCACTTCTTCGAAAAGCAAGTAAAACCATTGTGAACAAAACAAGCAGCAAATATAAGcttgatttattattattatcagaaGGTAACATCAGAAAGAAATTAATGCCCGAAGCGAGCCTCGTGTACAGAAGAAATAATACATGTAGAAAAATTTCGAGTTTCTGGTACCTCAGAAGCCTCAGCAAGGAACTAGTCCTGAACACATATATCCCCATCGAGGCGATATATTTGTACTTGTTTGCATCTTGAGGAGACAATCCTAGAACAGTTGTGTCCACTTGCTGCATTAATAAGAACCTTGCTTAGAAAGATACCCAATACTAAATTGTACAAATTCGTCGTCAGCGAATGAAAGGTTTAGTGATAAGGCATATCTACCATTGTTTTTAGGCTTTCGCCCTTGGGTTTCTCAAGAAATTGCTCAATCCGTCCCGTTTCGTCGATCTTCACTAATCCAAAGTCGCAAGCACGACTGCAGGGGAGATATAAGATTGTTTTGGTTTAAGAAGATAAAGAATTGGTTTAAATCATTCAGCTTTATGTTTAACAACATGAAGTACATCAGGCTTATTACCTGTCATCCGTGGGGACGCAAGAGACGGTAATATCAGCGCCCGTGTCGATATGCTTCTGCGCAATGTTTCATGTTGAATTAGTCGTCT is a genomic window of Ananas comosus cultivar F153 linkage group 13, ASM154086v1, whole genome shotgun sequence containing:
- the LOC109719325 gene encoding 50S ribosomal protein L18, chloroplastic translates to MSLYASTFVSPPTTAASPGSSSSAFIGARQPLSAYAVTAPPPSPATLRRCEVAAKALTRRENRAARHERIRKKVEGTPERPRMSVFRSNKHLYVQVIDDTKMHTLASASTMQKPVSEGLDYSSGPTIEVAKKVGEAIAKACLEKGVTKVAFDRGGYPYHGRVEALASAAREQGLEL
- the LOC109719327 gene encoding glucose-1-phosphate adenylyltransferase large subunit 1-like, with the protein product MAAALSMPSSSSSSSLSHRRGRRVSSILYSSSSFMGKRIALRSSTPMPKLRTAPTSTAAAATATATTICNSVLIDVAKDVMIQPVEAPTMVKPTADPRSVASIILGGGAGTRLFPLTQKRAKPAVPIGGCYRLIDIPMSNCINSGINRIYVLTQFNSHSLNRHIAKTYNFTNSIVEVLAATQTPGEFGDRWFQGTADAVRRFAWLFEDAKLRQVENIVILSGDHLYRMDYMDFVQKHIDTGADITVSCVPTDDSRACDFGLVKIDETGRIEQFLEKPKGESLKTMQVDTTVLGLSPQDANKYKYIASMGIYVFRTSSLLRLLRLHYPTANDFGSEVIPKAVKDYNVQAYLFDGYWEDIGTIKSFFDANLALTDQCSKFHFYDPLNPIITSPRYLPPTKIDKCKVVDSIVSHGCFLTECSIEHSVVGLRSRLEPGVQLKDTVMMGADYYQTEQERSCCLAAGNVPLGIGENTKIRNCIIDKNAGIGKNVIIANLDNVEEADRPSEGFYIRSGITVIPKNAVISDGTII